A part of Anaerotignum faecicola genomic DNA contains:
- a CDS encoding type II toxin-antitoxin system RelB/DinJ family antitoxin, producing the protein MAGNTTNISIRMDADLKAQADALFTELGMNLTTAFNIFVRQSLREGGIPFEVRLEQPNKETVAAMLEAERIAKDPSVKGYNDLDELFADLKR; encoded by the coding sequence ATGGCTGGAAATACCACAAACATCAGTATCCGCATGGACGCAGATTTGAAAGCGCAGGCGGACGCACTGTTTACTGAACTTGGCATGAACCTGACTACGGCGTTTAACATCTTTGTGCGCCAGTCGCTTCGTGAAGGCGGCATTCCCTTTGAAGTAAGGCTGGAACAGCCGAACAAAGAAACGGTTGCTGCCATGCTGGAAGCGGAAAGGATTGCAAAAGACCCGTCTGTAAAGGGCTACAATGACCTTGACGAGTTGTTTGCTGACCTGAAAAGATGA
- a CDS encoding RNA polymerase sigma factor, producing the protein MEVTINYNGQAVAVEVTLEVYEFLDRADHKTENLFHEQRRHWDGREFDEYIITTEGIGAYGETPEEYLCRMETLHELMAVLDTCTEAQRRRFLLYALDGLSLAEIGVLCGCSKVAVYQSVEAVRKKFIKFFENRLNE; encoded by the coding sequence ATGGAAGTTACCATCAATTATAACGGACAAGCTGTGGCCGTGGAGGTCACGCTGGAAGTCTATGAATTTCTTGACCGGGCCGATCACAAAACGGAGAACCTGTTCCATGAACAGCGGCGGCATTGGGATGGCCGGGAGTTTGACGAGTACATCATTACCACCGAGGGTATAGGAGCCTACGGCGAAACGCCGGAAGAATACCTTTGCCGCATGGAAACGCTGCATGAGCTGATGGCTGTTCTGGACACCTGTACCGAGGCCCAGCGCCGCCGGTTCCTGCTCTATGCGCTTGACGGGCTGAGCCTTGCAGAGATCGGTGTGCTGTGCGGCTGCTCCAAAGTGGCTGTTTATCAAAGTGTGGAGGCGGTCAGAAAAAAATTTATAAAATTCTTTGAAAACAGGCTTAACGAATGA
- a CDS encoding RNA polymerase subunit sigma-24 → MKTINLRWMYPHYRHDEFVDVTDEVWAAMYQAQREMENYERRKVYHRAYYSLDAYSWLENYALEHSRSPEDILLEREEMTTRLRLIAALPVALAHATPAQSRRVHAYYIAGIKQPEISRIEGVHSSKVSVAIRRGLRNMRRCYDDLFQTE, encoded by the coding sequence ATGAAAACAATCAATCTGCGGTGGATGTATCCACACTACCGGCATGACGAGTTTGTGGATGTTACGGACGAGGTATGGGCAGCGATGTATCAGGCCCAGCGGGAGATGGAGAACTATGAGCGTCGGAAAGTCTACCACCGCGCCTACTACTCTCTGGACGCATACAGCTGGCTGGAAAATTACGCACTGGAACACAGCAGATCACCGGAAGATATTTTGCTGGAACGAGAAGAAATGACCACGCGACTGCGCCTGATTGCAGCTCTGCCGGTGGCTCTGGCTCATGCCACTCCGGCACAGTCCCGCCGTGTTCACGCCTACTACATTGCTGGTATCAAGCAGCCGGAAATCTCTCGGATAGAGGGCGTCCACAGCAGCAAGGTTAGCGTTGCCATCCGCCGGGGTCTGCGGAATATGCGCCGCTGCTATGATGACCTTTTTCAAACAGAGTGA
- a CDS encoding type II toxin-antitoxin system YafQ family toxin has product MKETKYTVKYTTSFKKDYKRAIKRGLKIELLEQVVALLAMGEPLPDKNRDHDLSGDWAGHRECHILPDWLLVYRIEDDVLVLTLARTGTHSDLFGK; this is encoded by the coding sequence ATGAAAGAAACCAAATATACCGTCAAGTACACGACCAGTTTCAAAAAGGACTACAAACGAGCCATCAAGCGTGGCTTGAAGATTGAGCTGCTGGAGCAGGTCGTAGCATTGCTGGCGATGGGCGAACCGCTGCCGGATAAGAACCGTGACCATGACCTGTCCGGCGATTGGGCAGGCCATCGGGAATGTCACATTCTCCCGGACTGGCTGCTTGTCTACCGCATAGAAGATGATGTTCTGGTGCTGACGCTGGCCCGCACCGGCACACACAGCGACTTGTTCGGCAAATAA
- a CDS encoding DUF3847 domain-containing protein, whose amino-acid sequence MNEKITAHSSKEEREKVLKEIRQLENRKKILENKQRNEERRVRTRRLIERGAVLEGIFPLAPDLPGVEVKAFLIALSHLPGAAELAAKLPKSGDKP is encoded by the coding sequence ATGAACGAAAAAATTACAGCCCACTCCTCAAAAGAAGAACGGGAGAAAGTCCTGAAGGAGATTCGGCAGCTTGAAAACCGAAAGAAGATTTTGGAGAACAAGCAGCGGAACGAAGAACGCAGGGTTCGCACCCGCCGCCTGATTGAGCGTGGGGCCGTTTTGGAGGGCATTTTCCCTCTGGCCCCCGACCTTCCCGGCGTAGAGGTCAAAGCGTTCCTGATTGCCCTGTCCCATCTTCCGGGGGCGGCAGAACTGGCCGCAAAACTGCCGAAATCCGGGGACAAGCCGTAA
- a CDS encoding RNA polymerase sigma factor — protein sequence MQTINLKQYYPFCKEDIFVEVSDEIIEAFLLDKRAEAARDRKMFRYKAFYSLDCNDGIENAAIGWAQPSPEDYLIEKEELAEYEELIRRLYEAISSLPPMQARRVHARYMLGMKVKDIAAMEGITPSQAGKSIHAALRRLRRYFARQKWTVNL from the coding sequence ATGCAGACCATCAATCTCAAACAATATTATCCATTTTGCAAAGAGGACATTTTTGTGGAGGTGTCCGATGAGATCATCGAAGCGTTTCTTCTGGACAAGAGAGCCGAGGCCGCCAGAGATCGCAAGATGTTCCGGTATAAGGCGTTTTATTCCCTCGATTGTAACGATGGAATCGAAAATGCCGCCATCGGCTGGGCGCAGCCATCGCCGGAGGACTACCTGATAGAAAAAGAAGAATTAGCCGAATACGAAGAACTGATACGGCGATTGTATGAAGCAATTTCTTCCCTGCCGCCTATGCAGGCCCGCCGTGTCCACGCCCGCTATATGCTGGGTATGAAAGTGAAAGATATTGCCGCAATGGAGGGTATCACGCCATCACAGGCGGGAAAATCCATCCATGCCGCACTGCGGAGGCTGCGCCGGTACTTTGCTCGACAGAAATGGACGGTCAATCTATGA
- a CDS encoding cysteine-rich VLP domain-containing protein yields MKNDKTEPIPVMDYRQYRRARRLVHECCNYIDGNCIALDDGEECVCVQSISYSLLCRWFRTAVLPQDKELETALFHRMNAKKCAVCGALFTPGSNRAKYCPECAARMKRINAAKRKRKQREKCHALGAEKPL; encoded by the coding sequence ATGAAGAACGACAAGACTGAACCTATCCCCGTCATGGATTACCGCCAGTACCGCAGAGCGCGGAGGCTGGTGCATGAGTGCTGCAACTACATCGACGGAAATTGTATCGCCCTGGACGATGGGGAGGAATGTGTCTGTGTCCAGTCCATTTCCTATTCCCTGTTGTGCAGGTGGTTTCGGACGGCGGTATTGCCGCAGGATAAGGAACTGGAAACGGCGCTGTTCCACCGGATGAATGCGAAGAAATGCGCCGTATGCGGGGCGCTGTTTACCCCCGGTTCCAACCGGGCCAAATACTGCCCGGAATGTGCCGCACGCATGAAGCGGATCAACGCCGCAAAGCGCAAGCGGAAACAACGGGAGAAATGTCACGCTTTAGGGGCTGAAAAACCCTTGTAA
- the mobQ gene encoding MobQ family relaxase, which yields MFPIDFCHIPVSIIKRSAGRSAVAAAAYRSGTKLINEWDGMTHDYTRKGGIVHAEIMLPAHAPPEFADRSILWNSVEQIEKARDSQLAREIEAALPRELSGEQQLALVRAYVKENFVDKGMCADFAIHDKGTGNPHVHIMLTVRPLKENGAWGAKCRKAYDLDENGQRIPDGKGGWKNHREDTTDWNDKGNVEIWRVAWAAYTNRALESAGRPERIDHRSYKRQGIDKIPSVHLGPAASQMEKRGIRTDKGEANRQIAADNKLLKEIKARITRLYRWSKAETEKPQTQQSSLTALWEAQQQLDDPHTRTGKIRALQESAALFSFLQANGIQSMQQLHEKIADMNSRYYDLRGKIVKAERRITTLTERGEMWEQYNQYKSIHKQLAKVKPEKREQFEQRHSRELILYDAATRYLKELKDNGEAITPKAWQLEIDQLAAGKQTDTLAMKSMREDLKAVERLRKTAEQLSRQERDKPHDRGPER from the coding sequence GTGTTCCCCATAGATTTCTGTCATATCCCCGTCAGTATTATCAAACGCAGCGCGGGCCGTTCTGCCGTTGCCGCAGCTGCTTACCGCAGCGGAACCAAGCTGATAAATGAATGGGACGGCATGACCCACGACTACACCCGGAAAGGCGGCATTGTCCATGCGGAAATCATGCTGCCCGCCCACGCCCCGCCGGAATTTGCAGACCGTTCTATCCTCTGGAACAGCGTGGAGCAAATCGAGAAAGCAAGGGACAGCCAGCTTGCCCGCGAGATTGAAGCAGCCCTGCCCCGTGAACTGTCCGGCGAACAGCAGCTTGCCCTTGTGCGTGCCTATGTGAAGGAGAACTTTGTAGACAAAGGAATGTGCGCCGACTTTGCTATCCATGACAAGGGAACCGGCAACCCCCATGTTCATATCATGCTGACCGTCCGGCCCTTAAAAGAAAACGGCGCATGGGGCGCAAAGTGCCGCAAGGCATACGATCTGGACGAAAACGGCCAGCGTATCCCGGATGGGAAAGGCGGCTGGAAAAATCACAGAGAGGATACAACCGATTGGAACGATAAAGGAAATGTGGAGATTTGGCGGGTAGCGTGGGCGGCCTACACCAATCGAGCGCTGGAATCTGCCGGCAGACCGGAACGCATTGACCATCGCAGCTACAAGCGGCAGGGCATTGATAAAATTCCCTCTGTCCATCTGGGGCCAGCCGCCAGCCAAATGGAAAAGCGCGGTATCCGCACCGACAAGGGGGAAGCAAACCGGCAGATTGCTGCTGACAACAAGCTGCTGAAAGAAATCAAAGCCCGCATTACCCGTCTTTATCGCTGGTCGAAAGCCGAAACGGAAAAACCACAAACACAGCAAAGCAGCTTGACAGCTTTGTGGGAGGCCCAGCAGCAGTTGGACGATCCCCACACCCGCACCGGCAAAATCCGGGCTTTGCAGGAAAGCGCTGCACTATTCAGCTTTTTGCAGGCAAACGGCATCCAGTCTATGCAGCAGCTTCATGAAAAAATCGCTGATATGAACAGCCGTTACTATGACCTGCGCGGAAAGATCGTCAAGGCCGAGCGCCGGATCACTACCCTCACCGAGCGCGGGGAGATGTGGGAACAGTACAACCAGTACAAGTCCATCCACAAGCAGCTTGCCAAAGTAAAGCCGGAAAAGCGGGAACAGTTTGAGCAGCGCCACAGCCGGGAACTGATTCTGTATGACGCAGCGACCCGGTATCTGAAAGAACTGAAAGACAACGGCGAGGCAATCACCCCGAAGGCATGGCAGCTGGAAATTGACCAGCTGGCCGCTGGAAAGCAGACGGACACGCTTGCCATGAAATCCATGCGGGAGGATTTGAAAGCAGTGGAACGGCTCCGCAAAACCGCCGAGCAGCTGTCCCGACAGGAAAGGGACAAGCCTCACGACCGTGGGCCGGAGCGGTAA
- the ltrA gene encoding group II intron reverse transcriptase/maturase, producing the protein MDTSNLMEQILSSDNLNRAYLQVVRNKGAEGVDGMKYTELKEHLIRSGEIIKEQLRTRKYKPQPVRRVEIPKPDGGVRNLGVPTVTDRFIQQAIAQVLTPIYEEQFHDHSYGFRPNRCAQQAILTALDIMNDGNDWIVDIDLEKFFDTVNHDKLMTIIGRTIKDGDVISIIRKYLVSGIMIDDEYEDSIVGTPQGGNLSPLLANIMLNELDKEMEKRELNFVRYADDCIIMVGSEMSANRVMRNISRFIEEKLGLKVNMTKSKVDKPQGLKYLGFGFYFDRRAQQFKAKPHAKSVAKFKRRMKELTCRSWGVSNSYKVEKLNQLIRGWINYFKIGSMKTLCAKLDSNIRYRLRMCIWKHWKTPQNREKNLIKLGIDRNTARRVAYTGHRIAYVCNKGAVNVAINNKRLASFGLVSMLDYYTERCVTC; encoded by the coding sequence ATGGACACAAGCAATCTAATGGAGCAGATACTCTCTAGCGATAATCTCAACAGAGCATATCTGCAAGTCGTACGAAACAAAGGTGCAGAGGGAGTGGACGGAATGAAGTACACAGAACTCAAGGAGCATCTGATAAGGAGCGGCGAAATCATCAAGGAACAGTTGAGGACAAGAAAATATAAACCTCAACCAGTACGAAGAGTGGAGATACCAAAGCCTGATGGTGGTGTCAGAAACCTAGGAGTACCAACAGTAACAGATAGATTCATACAACAAGCTATTGCACAGGTCTTAACACCAATATATGAGGAACAGTTCCATGACCATAGTTATGGATTTAGACCGAATAGATGTGCACAGCAAGCAATCCTAACAGCACTAGATATAATGAATGACGGTAATGATTGGATTGTAGACATTGACTTGGAAAAGTTCTTTGACACGGTAAATCATGACAAACTTATGACTATCATAGGTAGAACCATTAAAGATGGAGATGTTATTTCTATCATTAGAAAATATCTTGTCAGTGGAATCATGATTGATGATGAATATGAGGATTCCATCGTGGGAACACCACAAGGAGGAAACCTTTCGCCACTATTGGCAAATATCATGTTAAATGAACTCGATAAGGAAATGGAGAAAAGAGAGCTTAACTTCGTACGATATGCAGATGACTGTATTATTATGGTTGGAAGTGAAATGTCTGCTAACAGAGTCATGAGGAATATCTCACGATTTATTGAAGAGAAACTAGGGCTTAAGGTTAACATGACCAAAAGTAAAGTAGATAAACCGCAAGGATTAAAATATCTCGGATTTGGATTTTACTTTGACCGAAGAGCACAACAGTTTAAGGCTAAACCACATGCAAAATCAGTAGCAAAGTTTAAGCGAAGAATGAAAGAACTCACATGCCGTAGCTGGGGTGTCAGCAACAGTTATAAAGTTGAGAAACTCAACCAGCTCATCAGAGGGTGGATTAACTACTTCAAGATAGGAAGTATGAAAACACTCTGTGCAAAGCTTGATTCGAACATTCGATATAGACTGCGCATGTGTATATGGAAACATTGGAAAACTCCACAAAACCGTGAAAAGAACCTTATAAAACTTGGAATTGACAGAAATACGGCAAGGCGGGTTGCTTATACAGGACACAGAATCGCTTATGTTTGTAATAAAGGAGCCGTAAATGTTGCAATAAACAACAAGAGATTAGCCTCGTTTGGATTAGTCTCAATGTTAGATTACTACACCGAAAGGTGTGTTACTTGTTAA